From a region of the Tursiops truncatus isolate mTurTru1 chromosome 13, mTurTru1.mat.Y, whole genome shotgun sequence genome:
- the RTL10 gene encoding protein Bop, producing the protein MPRGRRQGPRNPIRAAANYANAHPWQENGATPGVAYTPLVDPWIERPCCGDPVCVRTTMEQKRSASGAVGCKPAERGPPAMRMGPRPLRVDFHWVPGSDPGTFDGSPWLLDRFLAQLGDYMSFRFEHYRDNLSRVCEILGRLTGRARAWAAPYLDGDLPLPDNYELFCQDLEEVIQNPNNFAEYHAAGPCSLPLASSQPPVAPQLPVVRQYLARFSEALALNMGTPPRSVPAALATPTVSSSNSTSRNALSEQLLAMESSSGPVEPSALSNSAGSAGPGPVGPSSSQPGEAAPKPVLAVAESAEPPAQKPGPTNPGGPGPQKTKEEVSETEAGQEASLGTPEGAVDTPATLGEPPFCPTHQPTALDSEHGLGRYGSAPLS; encoded by the coding sequence ATGCCTCGTGGCCGGCGCCAGGGCCCTCGCAATCCCATCCGGGCGGCAGCCAACTACGCCAATGCACACCCCTGGCAGGAGAACGGGGCCACTCCTGGGGTTGCGTACACCCCCCTAGTGGATCCCTGGATTGAGCGGCCCTGCTGTGGGGAccctgtgtgtgtgcgcacgaCCATGGAGCAGAAGAGGTCAGCGAGTGGTGCTGTGGGCTGTAAGCCCGCGGAGAGGGGCCCCCCGGCAATGCGCATGGGCCCGCGGCCCCTCAGGGTGGACTTCCACTGGGTGCCCGGCTCAGACCCAGGCACCTTCGATGGCTCCCCTTGGCTGCTGGACCGTTTTCTGGCCCAGCTGGGCGATTACATGTCCTTCCGCTTTGAGCACTACCGGGACAACCTCAGCCGCGTCTGCGAGATCCTCGGGCGCCTGACGGGCCGAGCCCGGGCATGGGCAGCCCCCTACCTCGATGGGGACCTGCCCCTGCCTGACAACTATGAGCTTTTTTGCCAGGATCTTGAGGAAGTTATTCAAAACCCAAACAACTTTGCTGAGTACCACGCTGCAGGGCCCTGTTCTTTGCCTCTGGCCTCGAGCCAGCCACCAGTGGCCCCACAGCTGCCTGTAGTGAGACAGTACTTAGCTAGGTTCTCAGAGGCCTTGGCCCTCAACATGGGCACTCCCCCCAGGTCTGTCCCCGCTGCTCTGGCCACCCCCACTGTTTCTAGTTCCAATTCCACATCTAGAAATGCTCTATCTGAGCAGCTGCTAGCCATGGAGAGCAGCTCTGGGCCTGTGGAACCTTCTGCCTTGTCCAACTCTGCAGGCAGTGCTGGTCCTGGTCCCGTGGGGCCATCTTCTTCCCAGCCAGGGGAGGCGGCCCCCAAACCTGTCCTTGCAGTTGCAGAATCTGCTGAACCCCCTGCCCAGAAACCAGGTCCCACTAACCCAGGGGGTCCAGGACCCCAGAAAACAAAGGAGGAGGTTTCTGAGACAGAGGCAGGCCAGGAGGCATCCTTAGGTACCCCAGAGGGGGCAGTGGACACCCCAGCCACCCTAGGAGAGCCACCATTCTGTCCCACGCACCAACCCACAGCACTGGATTCCGAACACGGCCTGGGCAGGTATGGCAGTGCCCCCTTGTCATGA